From one Mya arenaria isolate MELC-2E11 chromosome 4, ASM2691426v1 genomic stretch:
- the LOC128232001 gene encoding ferredoxin-fold anticodon-binding domain-containing protein 1 homolog isoform X2, giving the protein MEGLIGGKILLVGEGDFSFAVSLVHRLSAQQKDETCHVIATSLETETTIHKHQDAARNMTWLQEHGASVMLNVDATSLHTNSRLGAQAFSNIVFNFPHVGGKSNHKKNRKLLSDFFRSAVKVLEPEGRVLVTLCKGQGGTPADQPMRAWHDSWQVVSMAANSGFILTDVKPFIIEDYTTYTSTGFRSQDKGFHTNSALTHVFQSAAGIEVPNSLGRVCVKFGDVNFACSRHLVHLLDTVSFVKTWPHHPVHKLYRILRAEMSKTAYGKQLVFTDRGLQQLTIGKTCTDGKSRFSSCEDCQEKSCHSDCYMYTLTQCESDDADQQYSDIMVKDGQKACCCDFVLTNYALQYADAISKSEEQSDEIVTLYGAVLRRCHIKPNLLPLGFHMVVLWPVNTAADKCYKHAIDNEVDQLVSIIAGIFKETTIHVVAECSNDSHWKCSPGYEIHCYICSNKSCGNGEMKACIIGEVYRRKSLVNEETETTLVVTLDLLQLACDLLKIPDKRLLLSIEPGILKKFEELGIEALVHVDNPQEQKQCCTSIAFRPVSLYPMKYTHDMSFWEHETKEFDEFAFLVIIRDVTGMTVSHVELLDRYRDTNTGKWSRCYRLVFQSPDCALSYDTSWKLQSVIRLRVQEIMGVSLR; this is encoded by the exons ATGGAAGGGTTGATTGGAGGAAAAATCCTGCTAGTTGGGGAGGGGGATTTCTCCTTTGCAGTGTCGCTTGTACACCGCCTTTCAGCTCAGCAGAAGGATGAGACGTGTCATGTGATAGCAACCAGCCTGGAGACAGAAACTACCATACACAAACATCAGGATGCTGCAAGGAACATGACATGGCTGCAGGAACATG GTGCTAGTGTAATGTTGAATGTGGATGCTACAAGTCTGCACACCAACTCCAGGCTAGGTGCTCAAGCATTCAGCAACATTGTGTTCAACTTTCCACATGTCGGAGGAAAGTCAAACCacaaaaagaacagaaaacTCCTGAGCGATTTCTTCAGAAG TGCTGTTAAAGTGTTAGAGCCAGAAGGTCGGGTGCTAGTGACCTTGTGTAAAGGTCAGGGAGGCACACCTGCAGATCAACCAATGAGGGCATGGCATGATAGTTGGCAGGTTGTTTCCATGGCAGCAAACTCAGGCTTTATTCTTACTGATGTAAAACCCTTCATTATTGAGGACTACACTACTTATACATCAACTGGATTTAG GAGTCAGGATAAAGGTTTCCATACCAATAGTGCCCTCACCCATGTTTTCCAGAGTGCTGCTGGCATAGAGGTCCCGAACAGCCTTGGCAG gGTGTGTGTGAAGTTTGGGGATGTCAACTTTGCTTGCTCCAGACACTTGGTCCATCTGCTTGATACTGTCAG TTTCGTCAAAACATGGCCACACCATCCAGTTCACAAACTTTACAGAATTCTGCGGGCTGAAATGTCAAAAACAGCATATGGCAAACAACTCGTATTCACTGACAGAGGTCTGCAGCAATTGACAATAGGCAAAACTTGTACTGACGGAAAGAGTCGATTTTCAAGCTGTGAGGATTGCCAGGAGAAGTCATGTCATTCTGACTGTTATATGTACACACTGACCCAATGTGAGAGTGATGATGCAGACCAGCAATACAGTGATATCATGGTAAAAGATGGACAGAAGGCATGTTGTTGTGATTTTGTATTAACCAACTATGCACTACAATATGCAGATGCAATAAGTAAATCTGAAGAACAATCCGATGAGATAGTAACACTATATGGAGCAGTGTTGAGAAGGTGTCATATCAAGCCTAACCTTCTGCCGTTAGGCTTTCATATGGTAGTTCTGTGGCCTGTAAATACAGCTGCAGataaatgttacaaacatgcTATTGATAATGAAGTAGATCAATTGGTTTCAATAATAGCTGGCATTTTTAAAGAAACCACAATACATGTAGTTGCTGAATGTTCGAATGACAGTCATTGGAAATGCTCACCTGGTTATGAAATCCACTGTTACATTTGCAGTAACAAAAGCTGTGGCAATGGTGAAATGAAAGCATGCATCATTGGTGAAGTGTATAGACGTAAATCTCTTGTAAATGAAGAAACAGAGACAACTCTGGTTGTTACACTTGACTTGTTACAGTTGGCTTGTGATTTACTGAAAATACCTGACAAAAGACTTCTTCTGTCTATAGAACCAGGAATTCTGAAGAAATTTGAAGAACTTGGTATTGAAGCATTGGTTCATGTTGATAATCCACAGGAGCAAAAGCAGTGCTGCACTTCTATAGCATTCCGACCTGTTAGTTTATACCCAATGAAATATACTCATGACATGAGTTTCTGGGAACATGAAACAAAGGAGTTTGATGAGTTTGCATTCTTGGTCATAATCCGTGATGTTACTGGCATGACTGTTTCCCATGTGGAGCTGTTAGATCGTTATCGTGATACAAACACAGGGAAATGGAGCAGGTGCTACAGACTGGTTTTCCAGTCCCCAGACTGTGCTCTCTCATATGATACATCGTGGAAACTACAAAGTGTGATCAGGCTTCGTGTGCAGGAAATCATGGGAGTCTCACTCCGATAA
- the LOC128232001 gene encoding ferredoxin-fold anticodon-binding domain-containing protein 1 homolog isoform X1, translating to MQKQPLVLISGVYSTYQMEGLIGGKILLVGEGDFSFAVSLVHRLSAQQKDETCHVIATSLETETTIHKHQDAARNMTWLQEHGASVMLNVDATSLHTNSRLGAQAFSNIVFNFPHVGGKSNHKKNRKLLSDFFRSAVKVLEPEGRVLVTLCKGQGGTPADQPMRAWHDSWQVVSMAANSGFILTDVKPFIIEDYTTYTSTGFRSQDKGFHTNSALTHVFQSAAGIEVPNSLGRVCVKFGDVNFACSRHLVHLLDTVSFVKTWPHHPVHKLYRILRAEMSKTAYGKQLVFTDRGLQQLTIGKTCTDGKSRFSSCEDCQEKSCHSDCYMYTLTQCESDDADQQYSDIMVKDGQKACCCDFVLTNYALQYADAISKSEEQSDEIVTLYGAVLRRCHIKPNLLPLGFHMVVLWPVNTAADKCYKHAIDNEVDQLVSIIAGIFKETTIHVVAECSNDSHWKCSPGYEIHCYICSNKSCGNGEMKACIIGEVYRRKSLVNEETETTLVVTLDLLQLACDLLKIPDKRLLLSIEPGILKKFEELGIEALVHVDNPQEQKQCCTSIAFRPVSLYPMKYTHDMSFWEHETKEFDEFAFLVIIRDVTGMTVSHVELLDRYRDTNTGKWSRCYRLVFQSPDCALSYDTSWKLQSVIRLRVQEIMGVSLR from the exons ATGCAAAAGCAACCCCTTGTTTTGATTTCAGGTGTTTACAGCACCTACCAAATGGAAGGGTTGATTGGAGGAAAAATCCTGCTAGTTGGGGAGGGGGATTTCTCCTTTGCAGTGTCGCTTGTACACCGCCTTTCAGCTCAGCAGAAGGATGAGACGTGTCATGTGATAGCAACCAGCCTGGAGACAGAAACTACCATACACAAACATCAGGATGCTGCAAGGAACATGACATGGCTGCAGGAACATG GTGCTAGTGTAATGTTGAATGTGGATGCTACAAGTCTGCACACCAACTCCAGGCTAGGTGCTCAAGCATTCAGCAACATTGTGTTCAACTTTCCACATGTCGGAGGAAAGTCAAACCacaaaaagaacagaaaacTCCTGAGCGATTTCTTCAGAAG TGCTGTTAAAGTGTTAGAGCCAGAAGGTCGGGTGCTAGTGACCTTGTGTAAAGGTCAGGGAGGCACACCTGCAGATCAACCAATGAGGGCATGGCATGATAGTTGGCAGGTTGTTTCCATGGCAGCAAACTCAGGCTTTATTCTTACTGATGTAAAACCCTTCATTATTGAGGACTACACTACTTATACATCAACTGGATTTAG GAGTCAGGATAAAGGTTTCCATACCAATAGTGCCCTCACCCATGTTTTCCAGAGTGCTGCTGGCATAGAGGTCCCGAACAGCCTTGGCAG gGTGTGTGTGAAGTTTGGGGATGTCAACTTTGCTTGCTCCAGACACTTGGTCCATCTGCTTGATACTGTCAG TTTCGTCAAAACATGGCCACACCATCCAGTTCACAAACTTTACAGAATTCTGCGGGCTGAAATGTCAAAAACAGCATATGGCAAACAACTCGTATTCACTGACAGAGGTCTGCAGCAATTGACAATAGGCAAAACTTGTACTGACGGAAAGAGTCGATTTTCAAGCTGTGAGGATTGCCAGGAGAAGTCATGTCATTCTGACTGTTATATGTACACACTGACCCAATGTGAGAGTGATGATGCAGACCAGCAATACAGTGATATCATGGTAAAAGATGGACAGAAGGCATGTTGTTGTGATTTTGTATTAACCAACTATGCACTACAATATGCAGATGCAATAAGTAAATCTGAAGAACAATCCGATGAGATAGTAACACTATATGGAGCAGTGTTGAGAAGGTGTCATATCAAGCCTAACCTTCTGCCGTTAGGCTTTCATATGGTAGTTCTGTGGCCTGTAAATACAGCTGCAGataaatgttacaaacatgcTATTGATAATGAAGTAGATCAATTGGTTTCAATAATAGCTGGCATTTTTAAAGAAACCACAATACATGTAGTTGCTGAATGTTCGAATGACAGTCATTGGAAATGCTCACCTGGTTATGAAATCCACTGTTACATTTGCAGTAACAAAAGCTGTGGCAATGGTGAAATGAAAGCATGCATCATTGGTGAAGTGTATAGACGTAAATCTCTTGTAAATGAAGAAACAGAGACAACTCTGGTTGTTACACTTGACTTGTTACAGTTGGCTTGTGATTTACTGAAAATACCTGACAAAAGACTTCTTCTGTCTATAGAACCAGGAATTCTGAAGAAATTTGAAGAACTTGGTATTGAAGCATTGGTTCATGTTGATAATCCACAGGAGCAAAAGCAGTGCTGCACTTCTATAGCATTCCGACCTGTTAGTTTATACCCAATGAAATATACTCATGACATGAGTTTCTGGGAACATGAAACAAAGGAGTTTGATGAGTTTGCATTCTTGGTCATAATCCGTGATGTTACTGGCATGACTGTTTCCCATGTGGAGCTGTTAGATCGTTATCGTGATACAAACACAGGGAAATGGAGCAGGTGCTACAGACTGGTTTTCCAGTCCCCAGACTGTGCTCTCTCATATGATACATCGTGGAAACTACAAAGTGTGATCAGGCTTCGTGTGCAGGAAATCATGGGAGTCTCACTCCGATAA